A DNA window from Pseudomonas wuhanensis contains the following coding sequences:
- a CDS encoding CobW family GTP-binding protein — translation MLHNIPTHVIAGPLGAGKTSLIKHLLAQRPAGERWAVLINEFGQIGLDAALLTQDADGIALGEVAGGCLCCVNGAPFQIGLGRLLRKARPDRLFIEPSGLGHPAQLLSQLSEPPWQGVLAVQPCVLVLDAQALAAGKPLPEAQQQALNSAGLLLLNKAEDLDDSDRQRIAAQLPVRPLYWTQQAVLPLSELPGLGAQAVGGVDNLVVPKGLAQMPAIWTDSTLPICLSQAQEGGWSVGWRWHPSQVFDSVLIGEWLERLEWRRAKLVIHSVEGWVSANAVDNSVLDWQASEWRRDSRIELIFSELQAVQELQEGLARCRT, via the coding sequence ATGTTGCACAACATTCCCACCCACGTCATTGCCGGCCCGTTGGGGGCCGGCAAGACCAGCCTGATCAAGCACCTGCTGGCGCAACGGCCCGCGGGTGAGCGCTGGGCGGTGCTGATCAACGAGTTCGGCCAGATCGGCCTGGATGCCGCGCTGTTGACCCAGGACGCCGATGGTATCGCACTGGGGGAAGTGGCCGGGGGCTGTTTGTGTTGCGTCAATGGTGCACCGTTTCAGATCGGCCTCGGGCGATTGCTGCGCAAGGCACGACCGGATCGACTGTTCATTGAACCCTCGGGGCTAGGACATCCGGCGCAATTGCTCAGCCAATTGAGTGAGCCCCCGTGGCAAGGCGTCCTGGCGGTGCAGCCGTGCGTGCTGGTTTTGGACGCGCAAGCGCTCGCGGCGGGAAAACCGCTGCCTGAGGCGCAACAGCAAGCCTTGAACAGTGCCGGGTTGCTGTTGCTGAACAAGGCCGAAGACCTCGACGACAGTGATCGCCAGCGAATCGCCGCACAGTTGCCGGTGCGCCCCTTGTACTGGACGCAGCAAGCGGTCTTGCCGTTGAGTGAGTTGCCGGGGCTCGGGGCTCAGGCTGTCGGGGGTGTGGATAACCTTGTCGTGCCCAAGGGATTGGCGCAGATGCCGGCCATCTGGACCGATTCGACGTTGCCGATTTGCTTGAGTCAGGCGCAGGAGGGTGGCTGGAGCGTTGGATGGCGGTGGCATCCGAGTCAGGTATTCGACTCCGTATTGATCGGGGAGTGGCTTGAGCGCCTTGAATGGCGGCGGGCGAAGCTGGTTATCCACAGTGTTGAGGGGTGGGTGTCGGCGAATGCGGTGGATAACTCGGTACTGGATTGGCAAGCCAGCGAATGGCGTCGGGATTCGCGTATCGAGTTGATTTTCAGTGAGCTGCAGGCTGTCCAAGAACTGCAGGAAGGTTTGGCGAGGTGCCGCACCTAG
- a CDS encoding Tim44 domain-containing protein, with product MKRFLSIAMALCIGLTMSLDANAAKRFGGGKSSGAAPTHQTSQMAPSSAAGGAAATAGAAGAAGAATKASGASRWLGPLAGIAAGGLLASMFMGDGFQGMQIFDILIMAVIAFLVFRFIAARRRKQQEHMAPAGAPMQREVFEQKPTAMGSIFGGSAAPAAARPVINAPAWFNENNFIEAARNHFQSLQQHWDANEMDKIAEFVTPQLLEFLKRERADLGDGFQSTYIDNLQVQLDGVDDRADKTIATLTFSGVSKSSRFDQGEVFSESWNMERLQGENQPWLVAGIRQNG from the coding sequence ATGAAACGTTTTCTTAGCATCGCCATGGCGTTGTGCATTGGCCTGACGATGAGCCTCGACGCCAATGCCGCCAAGCGCTTTGGTGGTGGCAAGAGCTCCGGCGCTGCGCCGACTCACCAGACCAGCCAAATGGCTCCTTCTTCTGCTGCAGGCGGCGCTGCTGCCACTGCGGGCGCGGCCGGTGCTGCTGGCGCCGCTACCAAGGCCAGCGGTGCTTCGCGCTGGCTCGGCCCCCTGGCCGGTATCGCGGCTGGTGGCCTGCTGGCCTCCATGTTCATGGGCGATGGCTTCCAGGGCATGCAGATCTTCGACATCCTGATCATGGCGGTCATTGCCTTCCTGGTCTTCCGTTTCATCGCCGCTCGTCGTCGCAAGCAGCAGGAGCACATGGCTCCAGCCGGCGCGCCGATGCAGCGTGAAGTCTTCGAACAGAAACCAACAGCCATGGGTTCGATCTTCGGCGGCTCGGCCGCACCTGCTGCCGCTCGTCCGGTGATCAACGCGCCAGCCTGGTTCAATGAAAACAACTTCATTGAAGCGGCCCGCAACCACTTCCAGTCCCTGCAACAACACTGGGACGCCAACGAAATGGACAAGATCGCCGAGTTCGTGACTCCACAACTGCTGGAGTTCCTCAAGCGCGAACGTGCCGACCTGGGCGACGGCTTCCAGTCGACCTACATCGATAACCTCCAGGTACAACTGGATGGCGTTGATGACCGTGCGGACAAGACCATCGCCACCCTGACCTTCAGCGGCGTGTCGAAGTCCTCGCGCTTCGACCAGGGCGAAGTGTTCAGCGAAAGCTGGAACATGGAACGTCTACAGGGCGAAAACCAGCCTTGGCTGGTGGCCGGTATCCGCCAGAACGGCTGA
- the dksA gene encoding RNA polymerase-binding protein DksA: MTEQELLAQPAAAYMSDAQQGFFRELLLAQRSELQERIAGEFDALREQEPHSDPADIGSAEEQRQWQLRLLEREKKLLDKIDEALEHLARGEYGWCRETGEPIGLKRLLLRPTATLCIEAKEREELRERHQRAI; the protein is encoded by the coding sequence ATGACTGAACAAGAACTCCTCGCTCAACCCGCCGCCGCTTACATGAGCGACGCCCAGCAAGGCTTCTTTCGCGAGCTGCTACTGGCTCAGCGCAGCGAGCTGCAGGAGCGCATTGCCGGCGAGTTCGACGCGTTGCGTGAGCAGGAACCCCACAGCGATCCCGCCGACATCGGCAGCGCCGAAGAACAGCGCCAGTGGCAACTGCGCCTGCTGGAGCGGGAAAAGAAGCTCCTGGACAAGATCGACGAAGCCCTCGAACACCTGGCTCGCGGCGAGTACGGCTGGTGCCGCGAAACCGGTGAACCGATCGGCCTCAAGCGCCTGCTGCTGCGACCCACCGCCACTCTGTGCATTGAAGCCAAAGAACGTGAAGAGCTGCGCGAACGCCATCAACGGGCGATTTGA
- the zigA gene encoding zinc metallochaperone GTPase ZigA: protein MPNRLPVTVLSGFLGAGKSTLLNYVLRNRDNLRVAVIVNDMSEINIDGSEVQRDVSLNRAEEKLVEMSNGCICCTLREDLLEEVSKLAKDGRFDYLLIESTGISEPLPVAETFTFRDEEGQSLADIARLDTMVTVVDGMNFLLDYQAAESLASRGETLGEEDERSITDLLIEQIEFADVILISKIDLISSSERQELIAILERLNSQAEIIPMVMGEVPLKKILNTGRFDFEKAAQAPGWLQELRGEHVPETEEYGIASTAYRARRPFHPQRFFNFIDRPWVNGKLLRSKGYFWLASKHRDAGSWSQAGGLMRHGFAGRWWRFVPKNQWPQDEESTAGIMENWTTTTGDCRQELVFIGQNIDFAQLTVELDNCLLTDAEMALGVEGWQLLPDPFGPWHEEAAA, encoded by the coding sequence ATGCCCAATCGTCTCCCTGTGACCGTCCTGTCGGGCTTTCTCGGCGCCGGAAAAAGTACACTTCTTAATTACGTACTACGTAATCGCGATAATTTGCGGGTCGCAGTGATCGTCAACGACATGAGTGAAATCAATATCGATGGCAGCGAAGTCCAACGCGATGTCAGCCTGAACCGTGCCGAAGAAAAACTCGTGGAAATGAGTAACGGCTGCATCTGCTGCACCTTGCGAGAAGACTTGCTCGAAGAAGTCAGCAAACTCGCCAAGGATGGTCGTTTCGATTATCTGCTGATCGAGTCCACGGGCATTTCCGAGCCGCTGCCCGTGGCGGAAACCTTCACGTTTCGCGATGAAGAAGGGCAGAGCCTGGCGGACATCGCGCGGCTCGACACTATGGTCACCGTGGTCGACGGCATGAACTTCCTGCTCGACTATCAGGCCGCCGAAAGCCTTGCGTCCCGTGGCGAAACCCTGGGAGAGGAGGACGAACGCTCGATCACCGACCTGTTGATCGAGCAGATCGAATTCGCCGACGTGATTCTAATCAGCAAGATCGATTTGATCAGCAGTAGCGAGCGCCAGGAGTTGATCGCGATCCTCGAACGGCTCAATTCCCAGGCTGAAATCATTCCGATGGTCATGGGCGAAGTACCGCTCAAGAAGATTCTCAACACTGGTCGCTTCGACTTCGAAAAGGCCGCTCAGGCGCCGGGATGGTTACAGGAACTGCGCGGTGAACACGTGCCGGAAACCGAGGAATACGGTATCGCCTCCACGGCTTATCGGGCACGGCGACCGTTTCATCCGCAACGCTTCTTCAACTTTATCGATCGTCCGTGGGTGAACGGCAAACTACTGCGTTCCAAGGGCTATTTCTGGCTGGCCAGCAAACACCGGGACGCTGGTAGCTGGTCCCAGGCCGGCGGCTTGATGCGTCACGGTTTTGCCGGACGCTGGTGGCGTTTCGTGCCGAAAAACCAGTGGCCGCAAGATGAAGAAAGCACCGCCGGGATCATGGAAAACTGGACGACCACCACCGGCGACTGCCGCCAGGAACTGGTGTTCATCGGCCAAAACATCGACTTCGCGCAACTCACCGTCGAGCTAGATAACTGCCTGCTGACGGATGCTGAAATGGCCTTGGGTGTCGAGGGCTGGCAGTTATTGCCCGATCCGTTTGGTCCTTGGCATGAAGAGGCGGCTGCTTGA
- a CDS encoding DUF1826 domain-containing protein: MLAPSLKLRPVIRQVQGDTPKALTGILDDGVNLALWQRQLPAHIADFGRLLLSLNEPLAESLSLEMPSDDAEPNLHGLASGFSDLEGYEGFIADVSWLVSAFACLLGAQRIGLRLRVLDKAMCPRFHVDHVPVRLITTYAGIGSQWLKEGAMDRRQLGKPEAEPQDDSLIQQITSGEVALLKGEKWHGNEGFGLIHRSPQPAPGERRLILTLDWLS, translated from the coding sequence ATGCTGGCGCCCAGTCTGAAGCTGCGACCGGTCATTCGCCAGGTTCAAGGTGATACGCCAAAAGCGCTGACCGGGATTCTGGACGACGGCGTGAACCTCGCCCTCTGGCAACGCCAACTCCCGGCACACATTGCCGATTTCGGTCGTTTGTTGTTGTCCCTGAACGAGCCGCTGGCTGAGTCGCTGTCCCTGGAAATGCCCAGCGATGACGCCGAACCCAATCTCCACGGTTTAGCCTCAGGCTTCAGTGACCTTGAGGGCTACGAAGGCTTTATCGCTGATGTTTCCTGGCTGGTCAGCGCTTTCGCCTGCTTGTTGGGCGCCCAGCGTATCGGCCTACGCCTGCGGGTTCTGGATAAAGCCATGTGCCCGCGTTTCCACGTCGATCATGTGCCGGTGCGGTTGATCACCACCTATGCAGGTATCGGCAGCCAGTGGCTGAAAGAAGGGGCGATGGATCGTCGGCAATTAGGCAAACCTGAGGCCGAACCGCAGGACGATTCGCTGATTCAGCAGATCACCAGTGGCGAAGTGGCGCTGCTTAAAGGGGAGAAGTGGCACGGCAACGAAGGCTTCGGTTTGATCCACCGCTCGCCGCAGCCGGCGCCGGGCGAGCGTCGTTTGATTCTGACCCTGGACTGGCTGAGTTAG
- a CDS encoding acyl-CoA thioesterase yields MEPGNAQLSMTVLMTPDMANFSGNVHGGTLLKYLDEVAYACASRYAGRYVVTLSVDQVIFREPIHVGELVTFLASVNYTGNTSMEVGIKVVTENIRERSVRHTNSCFFTMVAVDDQRKPAAVPPLQPQNSEDKRRYMQAQQRRQIRQELEKRYQDIKGDA; encoded by the coding sequence ATGGAACCCGGAAACGCCCAGCTGTCGATGACGGTATTGATGACCCCCGACATGGCCAACTTCTCTGGCAATGTCCACGGCGGCACCCTGCTCAAATACCTCGATGAAGTGGCCTACGCTTGCGCCAGCCGGTACGCCGGCCGCTATGTAGTGACCCTGTCGGTGGATCAGGTGATTTTCCGCGAACCGATTCACGTCGGTGAACTGGTGACCTTTCTGGCCTCGGTCAACTACACCGGCAACACCTCGATGGAGGTGGGCATCAAGGTCGTGACCGAGAACATCCGCGAGCGCTCGGTGCGTCACACCAACAGCTGCTTCTTCACCATGGTCGCGGTGGATGACCAGCGCAAACCGGCCGCAGTCCCGCCGCTGCAACCGCAGAACAGTGAAGACAAGCGTCGTTACATGCAGGCCCAGCAGCGTCGGCAGATTCGTCAGGAACTGGAAAAGCGTTATCAGGACATCAAGGGCGACGCCTGA
- the pdxY gene encoding pyridoxal kinase PdxY: MKRTPHVLAIQSHVVFGHAGNSAAVFPMQRVGVNVWPLNTVQFSNHTQYGQWAGEVLAPHQIPELVEGIAAIGELGNCDAVLSGYLGSAAQGRAILAGVERIKSINPKALYLCDPVMGHPEKGCTVPAEVSDFLLEEAAAMADFMCPNQLELNSFSGHKAQSLFDCLAMARALLARGPKAVLVKHLDYPGKPAEGFEMLLVTTEGSWHLRRPLLAFPRQPVGVGDLTAGLFLARVLQGDNLVSAFEFTAAAVHEVLLETQACASYELELVRAQDRIAHPRVRFEATAISL; this comes from the coding sequence ATGAAACGTACGCCCCATGTGCTCGCCATCCAGTCCCACGTGGTGTTCGGCCACGCTGGCAACAGCGCCGCGGTTTTCCCGATGCAGCGGGTCGGGGTGAACGTGTGGCCGCTCAATACCGTGCAGTTCTCCAACCACACGCAATATGGCCAGTGGGCCGGAGAGGTGCTGGCCCCGCATCAGATTCCGGAATTGGTAGAAGGAATCGCGGCGATCGGCGAGCTGGGTAATTGCGACGCCGTGTTGTCTGGCTACCTCGGCAGCGCGGCTCAGGGCCGGGCGATACTCGCGGGCGTGGAACGAATCAAATCGATCAATCCCAAAGCGCTGTACCTCTGCGACCCGGTGATGGGTCATCCGGAGAAGGGCTGCACCGTCCCAGCTGAGGTCAGCGATTTTCTGCTGGAAGAGGCGGCGGCAATGGCCGACTTCATGTGCCCGAACCAGTTGGAGCTGAACAGTTTCTCGGGGCACAAGGCGCAGTCGTTGTTCGATTGCCTGGCGATGGCTCGCGCGCTGTTGGCGCGCGGCCCGAAGGCGGTGCTGGTCAAGCATCTGGACTATCCCGGCAAACCGGCGGAGGGCTTCGAGATGTTGCTGGTGACCACTGAAGGCAGCTGGCACCTGCGTCGGCCGCTGCTGGCGTTTCCGCGTCAGCCGGTGGGCGTTGGCGATCTGACTGCCGGGTTGTTCCTGGCGCGTGTGCTGCAGGGTGACAATCTGGTGAGCGCCTTCGAATTCACCGCGGCGGCGGTGCATGAAGTGCTGCTGGAAACCCAGGCTTGCGCCAGCTATGAGCTGGAACTGGTGCGGGCGCAGGACCGGATCGCCCATCCGCGGGTGCGGTTCGAGGCGACAGCGATCAGCCTCTGA
- the uvrD gene encoding DNA helicase II, which produces MRDDLSLLLNSLNDAQRQAVAASVGRQLVLAGAGSGKTRVLVHRIAWLIQVENASPHSILSVTFTNKAAAEMRHRIEQLMGINPAGMWVGTFHGLAHRLLRAHWQEAGLSQTFQILDSDDQQRLVKRVIRELGLDEQRWPVRQAQWFINGQKDEGLRPQHIQASGDLFLATMRSIYEAYEAACLRAGVIDFSELLLRALDLWRDNPGLLAHYQKRFRHILVDEFQDTNAVQYAWLRLLAKGGDSLMVVGDDDQSIYGWRGAKIENIYQYSDDFPDAQIIRLEQNYRSTAGILKAANALIANNTGRMGKELWTDGGEGEAINLYAAFNEHDEARYVVETIESALKTGLARSDIAILYRSNAQSRVLEEALLRERIPYRIYGGQRFFERAEIKNAMAYMRLLEGRGNDAALERVINVPARGIGEKTVEAIRDHARHSHVSMWEAMRQLVANKGLTGRAAGALGAFMELIDDLAAKCLEMPLHLMTQTVIEQSGLIAYHQAEKGEKGQARVENLEELVSAARNFENPEEDEEQSPLSAFLGHASLEAGDTQADEHEDSIQLMTLHSAKGLEFPYVFLVGMEEGLFPHKMSLEEPGRLEEERRLAYVGITRAMQNLVLTYAETRRLYGSETYNKVSRFVREVPKGLIQEVRLSNSVSRPFGGGQQQSSSSLFGGSEIPDTGFSLGQTVRHSVFGDGVILNFEGAGAQARVQVNFSEGSKWLMLGYAKLEAV; this is translated from the coding sequence ATGCGCGATGATCTCTCCCTTCTGCTGAACTCCCTCAACGATGCCCAACGTCAGGCCGTAGCTGCCTCCGTGGGTCGTCAGTTGGTCCTGGCCGGTGCTGGTTCCGGTAAAACCCGAGTGCTGGTGCACCGTATCGCCTGGTTGATCCAGGTCGAAAACGCCTCGCCCCACTCCATTCTGTCGGTGACCTTCACCAACAAGGCCGCTGCCGAGATGCGTCATCGCATCGAGCAGCTGATGGGTATCAACCCGGCCGGCATGTGGGTCGGCACCTTCCACGGCCTGGCGCACCGCTTGCTGCGGGCGCACTGGCAGGAAGCCGGCCTGAGCCAGACCTTCCAGATTCTCGACAGCGACGACCAGCAACGACTGGTCAAGCGGGTGATCCGCGAGCTGGGCCTGGACGAGCAACGCTGGCCGGTCCGACAGGCCCAGTGGTTTATCAACGGGCAGAAAGACGAAGGTCTGCGTCCGCAACATATTCAAGCCAGCGGCGATCTGTTCCTGGCAACCATGCGCAGCATTTATGAAGCCTATGAGGCCGCGTGCCTGCGCGCCGGCGTCATCGACTTCTCTGAACTGCTGCTGCGCGCCCTCGATCTGTGGCGCGATAACCCGGGCCTGCTCGCCCATTATCAGAAGCGCTTCCGGCACATTCTGGTGGACGAGTTCCAGGACACCAACGCCGTGCAGTACGCCTGGTTGCGTCTGCTGGCCAAGGGTGGCGACAGCCTGATGGTGGTTGGCGACGACGATCAGTCGATCTACGGCTGGCGTGGCGCGAAAATCGAGAACATTTATCAGTATTCGGACGACTTCCCGGATGCCCAGATTATTCGCCTGGAGCAAAACTACCGCTCCACAGCCGGGATCCTCAAAGCCGCCAACGCCCTGATCGCCAACAATACCGGGCGCATGGGCAAAGAGCTGTGGACCGATGGCGGCGAAGGCGAAGCGATCAATCTGTACGCCGCCTTCAACGAACACGATGAAGCACGCTACGTGGTTGAAACCATCGAAAGCGCGCTGAAAACAGGCTTGGCCCGCAGCGATATCGCGATTTTGTACCGCTCCAACGCCCAATCGCGCGTTTTGGAAGAAGCCTTGCTCCGTGAGCGCATTCCGTACCGCATTTATGGCGGCCAGCGCTTCTTCGAACGGGCAGAAATCAAGAACGCCATGGCGTACATGCGTTTGCTGGAAGGCCGTGGCAACGATGCGGCGCTAGAGCGGGTGATCAACGTTCCGGCCCGTGGCATTGGCGAAAAAACCGTCGAAGCCATCCGCGATCATGCGCGCCACAGCCATGTGTCAATGTGGGAAGCCATGCGTCAGCTGGTGGCCAACAAAGGCCTGACTGGCCGTGCTGCCGGCGCCCTGGGGGCGTTTATGGAGCTGATCGACGACCTCGCCGCCAAGTGCCTGGAAATGCCGCTTCACTTGATGACCCAAACCGTGATCGAGCAATCGGGGTTGATTGCTTACCACCAGGCGGAAAAAGGCGAGAAAGGCCAGGCCCGGGTAGAAAACCTTGAGGAACTGGTCAGCGCCGCGCGCAACTTCGAAAATCCGGAAGAGGATGAAGAGCAGTCGCCACTGTCAGCGTTCCTCGGTCACGCCTCACTGGAGGCCGGAGACACCCAGGCCGATGAGCACGAAGACAGCATTCAGTTGATGACCCTGCACAGCGCCAAGGGCCTGGAATTCCCTTACGTGTTCCTGGTGGGCATGGAAGAGGGCCTGTTTCCGCACAAGATGAGCCTGGAAGAACCCGGCCGTCTTGAAGAGGAACGCCGTCTGGCCTACGTCGGTATCACCCGGGCGATGCAGAACCTGGTGCTGACCTATGCTGAAACCCGACGCCTGTACGGCAGCGAGACCTACAACAAAGTGTCGCGTTTCGTACGTGAAGTGCCGAAAGGCCTGATCCAGGAAGTGCGGCTGTCCAACAGCGTCAGCCGTCCGTTCGGTGGTGGCCAGCAGCAGAGCTCCAGCAGCCTGTTCGGCGGCAGCGAGATCCCGGACACCGGGTTCAGCCTCGGCCAGACCGTGCGGCATTCGGTGTTTGGCGATGGTGTGATCCTGAATTTCGAAGGCGCTGGCGCTCAGGCGCGGGTACAGGTGAACTTCAGCGAAGGCAGCAAGTGGTTGATGCTGGGTTACGCCAAGCTGGAAGCGGTATAA
- a CDS encoding cation:proton antiporter codes for MHAISFIQDLAVIMLIAGVVTVLFHRLKQPVVLGYIVAGFIIGPHTPPFSLIHDEATIKTLAELGVIFLMFCLGLEFSLRKLFKVGATAFIAAFLEIVLMIWIGYEIGRWFEWNTMDSLFLGAILAISSTTIIVKALNDLKMKNERFAQLIFGVLIVEDILGIGIIALLSSIAVSGTVSSGEVFSTVGKLSLFMIVALVIGILLVPRLLAYVAKFESNEMLLITVLGLCFGFCLLVVKLEYSMVLGAFLIGAIMAESRQLLKIEQLIEPVRDLFSAIFFVAIGLMLDPTILLQYAWPIAVITVAVVLGKMLSCGLGAFIAGNDGRTSLRVGMGLSQIGEFSFIIAALGMTLQVTSNFLYPVAVAVSVITTLLTPYLIRAADPLSIKLAAVMPQRLGRVLGMYGEWLRSIQPQGEGALLASMIRRILLQVGVNLALVTAIFLSGAFFAERMSVYLQDWISDPSWQKALIWGGALLLSLPFLIAAYRKLKALSMLLAEMGVKPEMAGRHTQRVRRVIAEVIPILSLLVIFLLLAALSASILPTNKLLVLIVIVAAAVAALLWRWFIRVHTRMQVALLETLDNHKDSSGH; via the coding sequence ATGCACGCCATCAGTTTCATTCAGGATCTGGCAGTGATCATGTTGATCGCAGGGGTGGTGACCGTGCTCTTTCATCGTCTCAAACAACCGGTGGTGCTTGGCTACATCGTCGCCGGCTTCATCATCGGCCCGCACACGCCGCCGTTCAGCCTGATCCACGACGAAGCAACCATTAAAACCCTCGCCGAGCTCGGGGTGATTTTCCTGATGTTCTGCCTGGGCCTGGAGTTCAGCCTGCGCAAGCTGTTCAAGGTCGGCGCCACAGCGTTCATCGCAGCGTTCCTGGAAATCGTCCTGATGATCTGGATCGGCTATGAAATCGGCCGCTGGTTCGAGTGGAATACCATGGATTCGCTGTTCCTCGGTGCGATCCTGGCGATTTCCTCGACCACCATCATCGTTAAGGCGCTCAACGACCTGAAGATGAAGAATGAGCGTTTTGCGCAGCTGATCTTCGGCGTACTGATCGTCGAAGACATCCTCGGCATCGGCATCATCGCGTTGCTGTCGAGCATCGCGGTCAGCGGCACGGTCAGTTCCGGCGAAGTGTTTTCCACGGTCGGAAAGCTTTCACTGTTTATGATTGTCGCACTGGTTATTGGCATTTTGCTGGTGCCGCGACTGCTGGCTTACGTGGCTAAATTCGAGAGCAACGAGATGTTGCTGATCACCGTGCTGGGCCTGTGTTTCGGCTTCTGTCTGCTAGTGGTCAAACTTGAATACAGCATGGTCCTCGGCGCGTTCCTGATCGGCGCGATCATGGCCGAATCGCGGCAACTGCTGAAAATCGAGCAGTTGATCGAGCCGGTTCGCGACTTGTTCAGTGCGATTTTCTTCGTCGCCATCGGCCTGATGCTCGACCCGACGATCCTGCTGCAATACGCCTGGCCGATCGCGGTGATCACCGTGGCTGTGGTGCTGGGCAAGATGTTGTCCTGCGGCCTCGGTGCCTTTATCGCCGGTAATGACGGACGCACCTCACTGCGCGTGGGGATGGGGCTTTCACAGATTGGCGAATTCTCCTTCATCATCGCGGCGCTGGGCATGACGCTGCAGGTCACCAGCAACTTCCTTTATCCAGTGGCGGTGGCCGTCTCGGTGATCACCACGCTGTTGACGCCGTATCTGATTCGCGCGGCCGATCCGCTGTCGATCAAGCTTGCTGCGGTGATGCCGCAGCGTCTGGGTCGTGTGCTGGGGATGTATGGCGAATGGCTGCGCAGCATTCAGCCTCAGGGCGAGGGCGCACTGTTGGCGTCGATGATTCGGCGGATTCTATTGCAGGTAGGGGTCAATCTGGCGTTGGTGACTGCGATCTTTCTCTCAGGCGCGTTCTTCGCCGAGCGCATGTCCGTTTACCTGCAGGACTGGATCAGCGATCCGAGCTGGCAGAAAGCATTGATCTGGGGCGGGGCGTTGCTGTTGTCGCTGCCGTTCCTGATCGCCGCCTATCGCAAGCTCAAGGCACTGTCGATGTTGCTGGCAGAGATGGGCGTGAAGCCGGAAATGGCTGGCCGCCACACGCAGCGAGTGCGTCGGGTGATCGCCGAAGTGATCCCGATACTCTCGCTGTTAGTGATTTTCCTGCTGCTGGCAGCCTTGTCGGCCAGTATTCTGCCGACCAACAAGTTGCTGGTGCTGATCGTCATAGTCGCGGCCGCGGTGGCGGCGCTGCTCTGGCGCTGGTTCATTCGCGTGCATACGCGGATGCAGGTGGCCTTACTGGAAACGCTGGACAATCACAAGGACTCGTCCGGGCATTGA
- a CDS encoding SMI1/KNR4 family protein, which yields MEEIIEQLREANEPVPVPLELPDEDQIVEIEEQLFIDIPFVFREFLLTVSDVVYGSLEPVTVTDPQSHTYLPDVAANAWDAGVDRSMIPICQDGDNYYLVEEDGTVVLWLAEEELLAEETWESVWHWARDVWLES from the coding sequence GTGGAAGAAATCATCGAACAACTGCGTGAAGCCAACGAACCGGTACCGGTCCCCTTGGAGTTACCCGACGAAGATCAGATTGTGGAAATCGAAGAACAACTGTTCATCGACATCCCGTTCGTCTTCAGAGAATTTTTGCTGACCGTCAGCGATGTGGTCTACGGCAGCCTGGAGCCGGTGACTGTCACCGACCCGCAGTCCCACACCTACCTGCCGGACGTTGCCGCCAACGCCTGGGATGCTGGCGTCGATCGCAGCATGATTCCGATCTGCCAGGACGGTGACAATTACTACCTGGTCGAAGAAGACGGCACCGTGGTGCTGTGGCTGGCCGAGGAAGAATTGCTTGCCGAAGAAACCTGGGAATCGGTCTGGCACTGGGCGCGGGACGTCTGGCTGGAAAGCTGA
- a CDS encoding DUF3301 domain-containing protein, which produces MLTLGNIFVLMLLATGGAWLWHNHGLRERALERVIQHCAKLRIELLDGNVALKKIAFIKDANGRRRLARVYNFEFTVTGETRHTGTIIQFGAHSAQIELAPYPMPFDDTPPVVDIAKPRAEVIELSQWRQEHTKWRP; this is translated from the coding sequence ATGCTGACCCTCGGAAATATCTTTGTGCTGATGCTGCTCGCCACCGGTGGCGCGTGGTTGTGGCACAACCACGGCTTGCGCGAACGCGCGCTGGAGCGGGTCATACAGCATTGCGCCAAGCTGCGAATCGAGCTACTGGACGGCAACGTAGCCTTGAAGAAGATCGCCTTTATTAAAGACGCCAATGGCCGTCGGCGCCTGGCCCGTGTGTATAACTTCGAATTCACCGTGACTGGCGAGACCCGCCATACCGGCACCATCATCCAGTTCGGCGCCCATAGCGCACAGATCGAGCTCGCGCCCTACCCGATGCCGTTCGACGACACACCGCCGGTGGTTGATATCGCGAAGCCCAGAGCCGAGGTGATTGAATTGAGTCAGTGGCGGCAAGAGCACACCAAGTGGCGTCCTTGA
- a CDS encoding glutamine synthetase produces the protein MGNALKFSLLSLSLLIAVDAWGQIPSLANCTRSANLLACVDPDGNAYSVNTVGSTIYLRGFEVAGKRYWAQTNSRYGQLTFFTGIASDGEAWVGYNRRVGWTTINRFSSSGGSSGKFTCSRMTGC, from the coding sequence ATGGGAAACGCCCTGAAATTCTCGCTGTTGAGCCTTTCGCTGCTGATCGCGGTCGATGCCTGGGGACAAATTCCGAGCCTGGCCAACTGCACCCGTAGCGCCAATCTGCTGGCCTGCGTAGATCCCGACGGCAATGCCTACAGCGTTAACACCGTCGGTAGCACGATCTATCTGCGCGGCTTCGAAGTGGCCGGCAAACGCTATTGGGCGCAAACCAACAGCCGCTATGGGCAACTGACGTTCTTCACGGGCATCGCGTCCGATGGCGAAGCCTGGGTCGGCTACAACCGCCGGGTTGGCTGGACAACCATCAATCGGTTTTCCAGCTCCGGCGGCAGCAGCGGCAAGTTCACGTGTAGCCGGATGACCGGCTGCTAG